The Antarcticibacterium flavum genome contains the following window.
GTCCCCTTTGTAAATTCCTCAAGAGAAGATCGCTGGGTATATGAAAGCCCGTCTGCCAGGCTATTATTATCGGAAGAGTTTACTGCCAGGGTATTCAAATTGTTTTCTTTGAGGAAGGCTACAGCCTCCTCAAGGGCAGATTTGCCCCGCTCCACAGGTTCTACCCGGTCGTGGATCCCGAGTTCTGCCAGGGCCATTGCCTCTCCTTCCGGAGAAAAAACTACCGACTTCATTTCCTCATTTTCTCTATAGAACAGGAAGGCGGCTGTCCCTCCTGCGTTTTCCCCTCCAATATGATCTGCAAGGGGATCGTTGTTGTTCTCCCTACACACGATCATCCAGGCATCTACACCCGCTTCTTTCAAAGCATCGGGTAAAAGTTCCTTAATACGTTTCTTCCTGATTTCCGGCCATAGGTTTTCCTCAAAGGAGATTTCAGGATCCTGGACCTTTGCTTCAGCTTTAGTAGCTATTTCACAGGACAGGAGCATAAACGGGAGAAGAAGAAGCAGATATTTGCGCATATAAATTCATTTTTAAGATATAACCTTCCGAAGTTAATGAAAAAAAGAACCAGGAGACAAGAAACACGTTATGAGTTATGAGTTAGGAGTTGGGAGTTAGGAGTTGGGTTGTATTCGTCACAAAAAAAGAAACAAGAAACAAGAAACAAGAAACAAGAAACAAGAAACAAGAGAAGAGAGAAGAGAGAAGAGAGAAGAGAGAAGAGAGACGTGATATATGTTCCGGGTAGGTGAGTGGGGTAACACCCAAGCCCATTAGATCCTGAAACAAGTTCAGGGTGACGGTGCGAGAATAGCAGAAAATAAAAAAACATTCGTGTATTCGTGGCAGAAAGAGATACACGAAATAAGAATCACGAAACAATAAGAGAAATTGGAATCTGGAACCTGGAGTCCGGGCACTTGTATTATGAGATAGAAGATGGAATTGCCTGGGGCCAGCTAAGACCCTGATCAAATAAAAAAGATTACCCATAAAACTACCCCTACTACCAGAGAGAGGGTAACACCAATCAAAAAACCAATCAGGAAATTGTACCGCAGCTCCTGCCTGATAAAAGATTTCGGAATGTAATATTTATGTAAATCTTCCCTCATAAATCAAAGGTAGGACACAGAAGACTAAGGTTTTTACGGGTTTCCGTAATACTGTGAATTTTTTAATAAATTCCGAATTATAAATGAAATTCCAAATTCCCAGCACCAAATTCCAAACTACAAATTCCAGGCGCCAAAGTCCAAATTCCAAAAAGCAATCAGAAAGGGAAAGACAGAAAATGGTGAAAGTATTACAATGCTTTTTTCGCTTTGTTCTCTTTTGTTTTCAGATTATTAAAGGTCACGAAGTGCCCACCCCGCCTTTCAGGCACCCCTCCGCAGGAGGGGAATCGTCAAAGCTTAACTCCGTGCGACTCCTTTTTAGAACTCCTTTTACTCTGTAGTTAAGCAGCAATTAACCTCGAAGAAAGAAAAATTAAGCTCGCCACAGGAGGTCAACCTACAAGCTACAACCGGTAATTGTCAACCGACAACAGACAACCAATAACCGACAACTTTTTACTACAACCTACAACCTACAACCTACAACTTACAACTTCTCAACCTACAACTTTTCAACCGACAACAGATAACAGACAACCGACAACTTTCTCTCTATAACTTTTTAACACGTTCCAACTATCCACTCTCCACTTTTTTCAACCGACAACCTCCGGGTAGGGGCAAGCCCTACCCCTACATCTTATAATACGCATTGACTTTCCACTCTCCACTTTCCACTCTCCACTTTTTGATCAACCGACAACCGACTACCGACAACCGACAACTTTTAACAACTTACAACCTACAACTTTTCAACCTACAACTTTCCAACCTACAACTTTTCAACCCACAACACACCCCATACCCCCGGCCAACTAACCAAACTTTGATGTAAACAAATTTTCCTGTGATATATGAACCTTGTTCAAGGTAAAGTCCTTTTAAATCAAATTCCTGTTCTCTTGTTACTACAATTGTTATATCTGCATCTTTTGCTCTAAATATCAAGATGTTAGGAGGTATTTTTACTGTGTAGAATAATTATTCATCACATCAAAAAAAGTAACACTTTAAAATCAAATCTTATGAAAACTCTGGCAATTTCACTGGTATTGTTCCTGGCAGCTGCGGTCTCGCAGGCACAGGGTATTATTGAACTTAATGAAACAAGGGTTGATTACAACCCAATGTTCTCAGAAATGACCCGGCATGGCAATTCTTATATTATGAAAGTAAGGGAGGACCACAGCAGGGAGTTTGAAAAGGATCCTCTAACTTTTTTAAATAACAATTTTAACATCCGCCAATTTATCTCGCTTATAGATGAAAGCAATTATGACTCCTACATTGTAACCTTTAGAAGCAATAAAGGAAATCTCAATGCAGAATATGACATGGATGGAAATCTGGAATCCATCTCCCACCGGTTTAAAAATGTCGCTATGCCTTACTCTTTGATACAGCAGGTTTTCAGGGATAATGAAGGCTGGAGTGTTGTCAAGAACTCACACATAGCTTACGGGAAGAATGGGAAAATTGACAGGTCTTACTACAAGGTAACCCTTAAGAATGGGAGACAGGTGAAAAAGGTAAAGATCGATGCACCAGCCTTGGACCGTCTTGCCCTGGCCGGGAATTGATTATACTATGAAAAAGGAGAGGGATCACCAGTTGCCAAATGCTTCCGCTTACATGACAGGCAGGGAAAGCAGGAGGCCACGGGTGATCTTTTATTCAGCAAACAGCCTTCAGCATAAAGCCTTAATATCATAAAAAGGGTCGTTCATTTCAGCTAAGCAGTCATTCGCAGCACATACAGGCGCAGCAGCCGTTTTTTTATTATCTTCAGAAGAAATTAAACATATGACCTTTTGATAATCATTATTTTAAACAGCTTGTTGATCTGGCTGATTAAATAATTAAATTGGAGGGATAAAACCTGAAATGTATGAAGGTCCTGGTAATTGATGACGAGGAACTGGCACGCAAACGCATCCTGAACCTGCTGGAGGAGGTGCCTCAAATGAAGATCCTTGGCGAATGTTCCAACGGGAAAATGGCTATTAGACAAATTAACGAGTTAAAGCCTAACCTTATTTTTCTCGATATCAATATGAAGGATATGAATGGCTTTGAGGTGTTGCAAAAAATTAGCATCTCACCCAAACCGGTCGTGATTTTTGTGACTGCCCACGATAACTACGCCAGCCGGGCATTTGATGTTGATGCATTTGATTTCCTGCTGAAACCGTTCAAAGATGAGCGCTTTTACCGCACCATAAATAAAGTGCTTAACCTTACCACTCCTGAAGCCGAACAAAACTTCGAGAAGCGGGTAAGGGAGCTTTTCCGCTTATATTCTGAAGAATCAAAATTTGCCACGGCGCCGGTAAGAATTCCGGTAAAACAGGGGAATAAGACCGTTCTTCTGGATGCTTCCCAAATTTATTACATTATTGCTTCCGGCTATTATGCTGAAATTTATACAGAAAACAAGAAGTTCGTCCTGCGCGAATCTCTCAATAACCTGGCAGATATGCTGGACCCGGCAAGCTTTTGCAGGATCCACAGGTCTACCATCATCAATATTAATCATATAAAGGAGCTGGTGCATTCAGAATTTTCAGAAGTAGACGTGAGAATGAGCGATGATAAACTGCTGCATATAAGTAAATCCAATAAAAAACAATTCCTTGAAAAAATAGGGATGTAAAGAAAATGCCCAGGATAAAAAAATACATAGACCTTAAGCTCATCCTGCTCCTTGCGGGGTTTTATACCCTCTTCGGGATCATATACATTGGGAAGATCGCCTATTTTCGCCATCATTTTTCCCGTGGGAATGAAGAGTCCTGGAGGGATATCCTGCTATATACTATCCTCATAGACTGGCTGGTGGTGGTCATTTATATGAGCCTTATCGCGATAAGTACAAAGCGCCTGCTCAACAGGAACTACCCCTGGGAAAAGATCATTATCATCCACACCGTCCTATCTATATTAATAGGTTTCTTTATAAGGGTAGCATTCGACCTTTTTGGGATACTTTCAGGCTATATTGACCCGGCAGAATATGAGGTGCAGGAAAGCCTGCACAGGTTCATGTCTGTTATTGACGTTAATTTCCTCATCTATTTTGCGATGGTTTTTATCATTTACACCTACTATTACCTCAAGGAAGTCAAGGAGAATGAGAAGCAGCGAAATTTGCTGGAAACAAAGCTGGTCAACACCCGTATGAAAATGCTCTCCTCGCAGTTGCAGCCGCATTTCTTGTTCAACACCCTTAACAGCATTTCTGTCCTGGCAGACCTGGATCCTGCAAAGGCCAGGGATACCATTGCAGACCTTAGCGACTTCCTGCGCGAGATCCTGTATAGCAGTGATGAGAATGAGATCACCCTGGAGAAGGAGCTAAGGACCCTTGAGTATTATCTAAATATTCTTAACGTGAGGTTTTCAGGAGATCTCAGGATTCGAAAAGAAATAGATGAAAGCCTGCTGCATAAAAAAGTTCCTGCCCTGGTTTTACAACCGCTAATAGAGAATTCCATAAAACACGGCTATAATTATGACCACCCGGAGCTGGAGGTGGTAATTACTGTTAAGGCTGAACGTAAGGAACTTGTGATCAAAGTAGAGAACAACGGCGCAAGTCTCACTGCCGGTTCTTCAGATCTTATGCTGAAAGGGCTTGGTCTTGCCAACTTAAATGATCGATTAAAAAACCTCTATGGAACGAGCTATTTTTTTGCAATAAGAAATAAAGCCGAAGCCGGGGCAGGGGTGGAGACGGTGGTGAGGATACCGCTGTAGGCAACACGTTCAAAATTTCAAATTCCACCAAATGTCAGGAACCAAATTCCAAGCACCAGGCACCAAGCACCAAATTCCAAATTTCAAATCATTGTTGTCCGGTAAAAGAGTCTGGACCGCTCCGCTGCTAGAATATAGAACCTAGACTAAAATCTGAGTGCCTGGAAAATAGTTACTTACATTCTGCTACATAACTTGAAATTCCCTAAACTGTTTTAAATCCAACCCCCCCTGGTCGAGGTTGATATATCCTTTGACTATATATAGAAAGGGTTAATTGAAATTTTACATATTTTAATCGGACAACAATGATTCCAAATTCCAGAAAGCAATCAGAAAGGGTAAAACAGAAAAAGGTGAAAGTATTACACTACTTTGCTCGCTTTGTTAGCTTTTTGTTTTCACATAATTCAATCTCCCGCAGTGCCCACCCCGCCTTTCAGGCACCCCTCCGCAGGAGGGGAATCGTCTAAGCTTAACTCCGAGCAACTCCTTTTTAGAACTCCCTTTAACTCTGTGTTTAAGCAATAATTAACCTCGAAGAAGAAAAGATTAACCTTACCACCTACAACCAAAAACTGACAAAAAACAACCTTTAACACGCGAAGACTTCCACTCACCACTTTCCACTTTTTTTTAACCTACAACCTACAACCTACAACCGACAACTTTTTTCAACCTACAACCTACAACCTACAACTTTTTAACCGTTCCAACTTTCCACTTCTATGTTGTAAACCAAGTTCCAGAAGCTAAAAATTTCATAAATTTAAGTCATAAATCCGAAGAGAAATTGAGCTCTGCTGGAGAGCAACTCAACAGCAATAGGGTTTATGACGATGAAAAAAGTAGAGCCCCTTCTTGTTAAGGGGTTTTACAATTATTCAATGTCGGGTATGGCTAAGAAAACTCACGGTCTTCATAGCTTACCTGGGGTGCCCGGATGTTGTAATTCTATAAAACAGCCTTCTATGAGCAGTCGATTTATCGCTGCAGTGTCTTGTTCAGCATTAAAGAATAATGAGCCGTAGTCTCTCCGATAACAGTCGCAAAATCGCTGCAGTGGAAAGTGAACGGTCTCATTGGATTGAAATTTTATAGAGATTATACAACTTCTAATTTATATAGTTCTTTGTTCTTTAGAACAAATCGTATTCTTCTTAATAGCTTTTTTGCAATTCTAATGATTGCTTTATTTGGCATTAGACCTTTGTGACATAATTCGGCATATCTGCAAGCTAATGCAGGATCCTTTTGAACCGCTATCCAGGAAGCCTCTATTAAAAGTGGTCTTAAAATAACCTGAGCTCTTGAGGTAATTTCGCCAACACTTTCTTTTTCTCCAGAGGATTTTGTGGAAGGAACAAAGCCTATAAAACTGCAAAGTTGATCAAAAGTTTTAAACCGATTCATATTCTCTAATTCAGTTAAAAAGGCCATAGCTATTACCAGTCCGATTCCTGGTACACTCCGAAGCAGTTTCACATCTTGTTCATATCTGCTGGTTCTGGAGAGTTCAGTTATTTGTTTTGTAATGCATTTTTTTTTCTCAGCTAGTCGCTCATAATCCTCCAGCAATCCATTTAAAGTTAGCCGTAGAGACAAACTCAAGTCAATTTCTTTTAACCAATTTATCAATCTTTTCGGCCACCTCCCTTCTGGGATATCTTCTGGTACTTTGAGGCCATTTAAATTGATAAACGATCTTATTCTGTTTTTTGTTCTGGATAATTCCTTTACAACAGTATTTCTATACCTGCAGAGACTTCTGTCATCTAAACACTCCTGGGAGGGAACATAGATGGGAGTAAGATCTCTATTCTGCAAGGATTTTGCAATTTTTCTACTGTCCCTTACATCTGTCTTCTGAACCTTCTCTTTAATGGTCGTAGGGATATCAGCTGCATTGACCACAATAGAATTAATCCCTAATTTAAGAAGTTGATAATGAGGCCAAAATCCAGCAAATCCAGCTTCATAGGCACTAAAATAGTTTCCTCCGGGAAATTTCTTGTCCAAATAATGCCGGAGAGTCTCTGGACTTGCAGGTGCATTAAAGGTTTTGGAAAATAGCCCCATCATTGTCGTAATATTCCAGCTCTTTTTATGAGTGTCAATGCCCACAAAAATATCTTTGCCCGTATAGTCTAATTTTGTAACTTGCTTTTGCATAAGTTTCAGTTTTAGAGTTAGTTATCACCTTTAAATTACTCTACTTTTCTGAAACTTGTGCTTTTTTATACAAACATAGGACCTCTCCACTTTCCACTCTCCACTTTTTTCAACCGACAACAGATAACCGATAACCGACAACTTTTTATCCTACAACCTACAACCTACAACTTTTTTTAAACCGACAACCGACAACTTTTAAAACTCTCCACAGTTCCCGGGTTTTTATACTAAGAGACTTTTATCACAATTTATGAAATAAGATCAACCCGGGGTTTGTAACAAAACCTATGAGGTATCGTCTTAAAGTTCAGGGATAAGTGTTTATTCTTGTGTATACCAAATTAATGAGCTGGTTATCC
Protein-coding sequences here:
- a CDS encoding LytR/AlgR family response regulator transcription factor, giving the protein MKVLVIDDEELARKRILNLLEEVPQMKILGECSNGKMAIRQINELKPNLIFLDINMKDMNGFEVLQKISISPKPVVIFVTAHDNYASRAFDVDAFDFLLKPFKDERFYRTINKVLNLTTPEAEQNFEKRVRELFRLYSEESKFATAPVRIPVKQGNKTVLLDASQIYYIIASGYYAEIYTENKKFVLRESLNNLADMLDPASFCRIHRSTIININHIKELVHSEFSEVDVRMSDDKLLHISKSNKKQFLEKIGM
- a CDS encoding sensor histidine kinase, encoding MPRIKKYIDLKLILLLAGFYTLFGIIYIGKIAYFRHHFSRGNEESWRDILLYTILIDWLVVVIYMSLIAISTKRLLNRNYPWEKIIIIHTVLSILIGFFIRVAFDLFGILSGYIDPAEYEVQESLHRFMSVIDVNFLIYFAMVFIIYTYYYLKEVKENEKQRNLLETKLVNTRMKMLSSQLQPHFLFNTLNSISVLADLDPAKARDTIADLSDFLREILYSSDENEITLEKELRTLEYYLNILNVRFSGDLRIRKEIDESLLHKKVPALVLQPLIENSIKHGYNYDHPELEVVITVKAERKELVIKVENNGASLTAGSSDLMLKGLGLANLNDRLKNLYGTSYFFAIRNKAEAGAGVETVVRIPL
- a CDS encoding IS110 family RNA-guided transposase, translating into MQKQVTKLDYTGKDIFVGIDTHKKSWNITTMMGLFSKTFNAPASPETLRHYLDKKFPGGNYFSAYEAGFAGFWPHYQLLKLGINSIVVNAADIPTTIKEKVQKTDVRDSRKIAKSLQNRDLTPIYVPSQECLDDRSLCRYRNTVVKELSRTKNRIRSFINLNGLKVPEDIPEGRWPKRLINWLKEIDLSLSLRLTLNGLLEDYERLAEKKKCITKQITELSRTSRYEQDVKLLRSVPGIGLVIAMAFLTELENMNRFKTFDQLCSFIGFVPSTKSSGEKESVGEITSRAQVILRPLLIEASWIAVQKDPALACRYAELCHKGLMPNKAIIRIAKKLLRRIRFVLKNKELYKLEVV